AAGGAACAATGCATGAGaacgtttgaaaaaaaaaaaaaaagagaaaaaaatcataTATGAAAGTGCCACCCAGCTCTAATATCTTTCAAATCTCTTAACTTGAATTATATAGCAATCAGGAAAGAACTAGCACAAACCACAAAATACAAAAGCAAGAAGAAGCAAACCAAAATGCAAACAGATAATCGTCAAGCCAGCCACTATCACTGACCCGCACTCAAACTAGAACATATTCCATTCCTTTCGTAAGTTTCGTTCACTTTCCATACCAAACATATGATGAAAGAATGCAAGTCAAATTTTAAGCgaaagaagaacaaaaaaaaCAGAAACAAAGCGACTTGTGGCTCATACCTGCTTCAATGAGGCAGAAACCTCCCTAAAACGCCAGACCCAGAAACGATATCGAAATGCACGCCAAAGAAAACGGCCCGATCCAAACCCTACAAGaaaatagtgatttttcaaaattttaaactcCATAATTGACAGACAAGCACCGAAAAAGGCACAAGAGGTCAAAAAGACTGACACAAAAGAGCAAGGAGTGAGAGAAACCAAAAACCAAATGTTTAGCTAAATGTGGAAAAAAATGCACCCTATAAAGTCTATTACAGGAAAACTCTTTTTTTTCAAAAGAAAATACAACCACCGAATgagtaaagaaactaaagaaaagccAAAGAGCAGTATGCATTTACCAGATTATAACTTTCAAGAGCTCAGAAAAATGGAGAAAACGCCAAAACAAGAAAAGAAATGCAGAACCTAAAAAAATGCAGGATAGCAAACAGAGAAATCCGATTGAAAGTTTTGAGATTTAGATCACAGGAATCTTATGTtacgggaaaaaaaaaaaatcacaacttGAGAAAAGAACCATATTTTAGCGTTTGAAACAAATAATAGATGAGGGTAGATACCAACTGGCGGATCTGCAGGTGCTTAAGGTGGAAGCGAAAGCAGAGACTGTGTCTTCTCTCCTTGTCAAGCTTCAGAGAGAGGGAGTGCCCGTTTAGTGTTTATGATAGCTTTTTCTGAGAGAGAGTGACGCTTGTTGCTTAAATTAGAGAAGAGATTATGGAATAATTAAGAGATTTATTTGAATAtgggaattaaataaataaggtgAGATTGAAGGTGAAACTTCAGCTTTCAGGGTAATGAAGACTAGAAATAGGAATGACTTTTAACATTAGAGAAGATTAATATAGTATTAGAAGAAAAGAGACATCCCGCCAAAGCCTGGAACCCTGTTCTTGTCAGCTTCTCCTTCTCATTCTTGATTAATcatgattttattattattactattattgttattattattattaaataattcaatttataatGATGAATTTCATTAAAGTGGCCTTCAAACTtcttaaattcaaattttaattggagtttaataaaaaaaattaaaatttagtaaaatgGGCATTTGGGTTATTCATTTGGGCTACAGGAGGACCACCACAGAGCAGAAAGAGGTGGGGGAGGAGGGGACTGACTGGCTTCCACTTGGAAGATTTTTGACAAGTTTTGGACCAGACTTAGCAGTTGGATTTTTGTGACTGTTGCAGAATCTTTATCAGAGAGGCTAATTGGATTTTCATACTTAGCATATAAGATTTAAAatctaaatatataaattaatcatagagttttcttttccttccaGCAAAGGGAAAGAGCAATTTTACAACAGCATTACTTAATGATGAGGTCTAGCTTCTCTTTTtggaatctcttttttttttattttaatttgtagaGTGTTTCAAGAATTGAAGAAATGGGGATTTGGATGTGGAAAATTGAGATCATGGGGTCTACTTGGATTGGCCTAATCACATGGGTTTGGTCTGGTAGCGATAGAGAGTCATTATCTTTATCTAGTGATTTCTATTACAGTCAGATTGCCATGATTTGTCACAGCTCACCTTTGTTCACTTTTCTTATCACGTGACACcaatattttttttctaataactGAATCTGACTAAGATTTTAACTCAATATCCCATTATCTAAAAGTTAAAATTCATTGTTAATATTTTCTTTCTACttaccataaaaaaaaaaacattttttattaatttatgctcactcaaattaatttttttccaattttcatggcctattcataatttttaaataatttaaataaaatcaaactttaattaatgaaaattttgaaacttGTATTTTTATCaactaaattaattttattgaatttgtGATTAAGCAAATGAGTTTGTGAAGATCAATGAATAAAAGGAGAAAATTACACAAagcaaaagaaagagaaaaggcaATTTACTAATTAAGGTTGTCTCTCATAAAAtttcatcattttttttaatatttgtgttTTTGATATTCCATATGATGATCTTATGGGTCCAACCCATTGCTTAAGCAATCCAAGCATAAAGAAAGTGAACTAATCATTCAACAACTCCACTTTAAGAccctccaaaaataaattaattactcATAAGTACCCTTTTTTATCTTAGTTTCTAttgtgtatggatgagatttttttaattaaaaaccaACTTTagtattcaaaaaattaaaaaaatatattatgttaAAGATTTCTTTTTGTTCATTATCTTAGGCCCAATGGTTGATAGGCTGACCTTAGGCCCAATGATTCTTATTCTTCATGCATGAGTAGGCTTAAAGTTAAGAAGATTATTAAATgtactcaatatatatatattttttctcttataaataaaaatctcatatttttataaataaaataaaattattttattatatttaaaaaattattttttaatactaattAAAGTTAAACTACATGTCTTCAACACAGCACTGGCAGTGTAAAAGAACATAGATACAAATTACAAAAtctctttttgaatttttcatgaGACTAATTAACTTTGATCATCCCATTTCTCTTTTTCTTGAACGTGATTTCCTTGAGAATCGAAGGACGACGAGACTTTAGCAGAATGACCCTTCTTGAACACTCTTCGGAAGAAGCAACCACTGGATGAGGAGTTCTTGCTTTCCTTTAAATCAGCAGCAGAAACAAACCCTTTCTCTGCTGCttctctcttcatcttttccttGTACAGCTTTCTCATGGTATAAGCTTCCGCCAGAGTAGACCCTCCAAAAGCAGCTCCTGTTGCCATGGATCGATATAGCTAATAATCAAACTCGTTGAAGATAGAAGATGAGGTTTGGAGGAACTGAATTTATAGGCTtctatagaatgtgtaattagaCAAGAATTTATGGGGAATTCAAATAGAGTTTGCCTTCGTTGATGGCTGGCTTAGTGACCAAGATATTAGTGGGGTCTAATTGGTCTTTTTAAGGCAGATTCCTCGGTGTAGCAAACAATCAAACGTGTGAGATTTGGTGGTTTAGAGTGTGGGATTGCGTAAGCAAGGATGTGGCAGATTTTGGGGTTGATCGTTATCCTACTTTAGCCACCTTCTTCGACTCCCATTCTGTGgacattttttcttcttctccagGAAAATGACATTTTCTTGGAAGTCAAGCATGGCTAGATCAGCTATTTGTCAGTGTTACTGGGGTGCGCGTTTGGCATCGACCTGGTCAGTGGTCGGGTTAAAATTAGAATCAGACCGACTAATTCAAATGGAATCAAATTAAAATTGCTCAAAATTATGGTTCACTTAAATCTTGACTGAATTGAATTGGAATTGATGGATTTTATTTTGAGTGaaaatttgatattttttatttttttttattaaaaaagggTCTGCTGGATTTTATCAAAACCAAATTAAATCTAATTCAACTAAAATTTGAATCAGAATCATGAGGGAATTTGAGACCAATTCCAATTTTATCTCCAATATATAAGAACAGTCAATTTAGAGCCAATTCCAAACCAAAATTGGCTGTTGACCAGGTCTTGTTTGGTGCTCGAAGGGCCCTGGAACTTTCAGCCGAATAGACTAGGGAAGCACCACTGCAAGTGTAGACCTTCTCCATATTTTGCTGGCATTAGAGGgaggaaaaaaaattcaaacttaatttgaatttattttattatatttttttttctttttaaaatttaaatttatttaattgtttaattattagtgatcataaaaataataaaaaaattaatttataattagtaGTTAATTAGTAATGTTAAAtgagactccagttagacaagtagagcacattaggtt
This is a stretch of genomic DNA from Hevea brasiliensis isolate MT/VB/25A 57/8 chromosome 12, ASM3005281v1, whole genome shotgun sequence. It encodes these proteins:
- the LOC110647319 gene encoding uncharacterized protein LOC110647319; the encoded protein is MATGAAFGGSTLAEAYTMRKLYKEKMKREAAEKGFVSAADLKESKNSSSSGCFFRRVFKKGHSAKVSSSFDSQGNHVQEKEKWDDQS